In Streptomyces puniciscabiei, the genomic stretch GCACCGGGGCGGGGTCCTCGCGCAGGCCGCGCAGGATCTGCCAGTCGGTCCCGCAGATGCCGGCCACGGCCGGGGCGAGCAGCGCGTCGCCCGGCTCCAGCGAGGGGGTGGGCACCTCGGCGACGTCGACCAGGGTGCGGCCGTGGCGGTCGGGGGCGCGGCGCACCAGCGCGTGGTGCGTGGCCGCGCTCACGGCGCGATCCTCGGTGCCCAGCGGCCGATGCGTTCCGCGCCGCGCAGCGCGTCCACGTCGCCGGGACCGCACAGCACCAGCCGGTCCTCGAGCCAGGACGGGCTGTAGCCGCGGGCGGCGTACGAGGTGGGGGTGGCCAGCCGGCCGCGCAGTTCGGCGGCGTAGTGCGCGCCCAGCCCCTCGACCACCCCGCCGCCCACGCCGAGCAGATCGAGGTGCGGGTCGAGACACCACAGGGTGCGGATCAGCTGGGCGACCGGCTCGACGCACAGGCCGAGCAGCCGCCGGGCCGCCGGATCGCCCGCGTCGAGGGCGCCCGGCAGCCACTGGGCCACGTCCGCGGCGCCGGCCAGCCCCAGCCGCTCGGCGACCCGGACGAATCCGGGCCCTGCGGCGACCGAGGCGAGATGGCCGTGGCCCCCGCACTCGCACACCAGCCCTGCCAGCTCCGGCGGGCAGGCGGCGGCCAGATGCCCGACCTCGCCCTGGAGCCCCCACCCGTCCACCGGGATGACGGACCGCTCCAGGTCGGCGATCCTGAGCCCGATGCCGCTGCTGACGGTCAGATAGCCGACGCGCCGGGTGCCGGGCCGGGCGCGCGTGGCGGCGAAGTCGGCGAGGGCGGCGGTGACGTCGTTGACGAGGGTCCAGGTCACGTCGGGCCGGTACGCGCGCAGGGCGCCCAGCAGGTCGTACGGTTCGTCCGCCGCGCCCCACAGCGGGGCCGAGCCGTGGACGACGCCGGTGACGTGGTCGATGGCCGCGCCGAAGGAGACCGCGGCCCGCGCGCCGGGCGGGGCCGCCCGGCCCAGCAGCTCGACCATGTCCCGGCGCAGGTCCGCCACCGCCCGCCCGGGCCACCGCAGCCGGCTCGGCGACGGCACGCGCTCCACCGCCCCACCGGCCCGCCAGCGCACCCAGGTGCCGCCGACATCAGCGGCGAGGGTCGCTCCGGGAGCGTGCGCGGGGACGGCGGGGCGTGCGGCGGTCAGCGTGGCGAGGGAGCCCGGGTCGGGGGAGCCCGGGTCGGGGGAGGCGGGTGCGTCTTCGGCCGGCGGGGTGCCGGGTGTCCCGGCGGTCGTGGGGGTGCCGGAGTGCTCGGTCGCAGGGGTGCCGGATCCGGTGCCCGGGGCCGCGGTCCGCATCGGGTGGGCCGTCGGGTTCGTGCGCACCGCGGGTGGCTGTGCCGGGGTCGGGGCGGGCCGTCCGGTCATCGCCGTACCAGCCCGCCGTCGTTCACCGGCTCCGGTGTGGACAGGGTGACCGCGCAGGTGGTCGGGTCGGTGGTGACGTGGAAGCCCCGGAAGTCGGCGTGGCGCTCGGCCTCGTGGTCGTGGGCGGCACAGGTGCCGATGACCACCGTGCGGGCACCGGAGGCCAGGCCGGCGCGGATGCCGGCGGGGGAGTCCTCGAAGACGACCGTCTCGCGCGGGGCCCGGCCGAGCAGGCCGGCGGCGTGGAGGTAGCCCTCGGGGTCGGGCTTGCCGCGGGTGATGTCGTCCGCGCTGACCAGGACCGGGGGCACGGGCAGGCCGGCGGCGCCGAGCCGGACCTCGGCCAGCCGGCGGCTCGCGGAGGTGACCACCGCCCATGAGCCGGACGGCAGGGCGGCGAGGAGTTCGGGGGCGCCGGGGATCGCGGTGATGCCGGTGGTCTCCGACTCCTCGTGCGCGACCAGTCGGCGGGTCTCGGCCGCTGCCAGGGCGGCGTCGGGGACGAAGCGGTGCACGGTCTCCCGGGTGGGACGGCCGTGGGCGAAGGCGAGGACCGCGGGGAGGTCCAGGCCGTGCCGCTCGCTGAAGCCCGCCCAGGTGGACTCGACCAGGGCGGTGGAGTCCACCAGCGTTCCGTCCATGTCGAACAGCAGTGTGTGCGCCTGAAGCAGCGGCAACGGGTCTCCTCGGTGGGGAGTTGGGGGGCGAGGGTCAGGCGCGGGTGCCCGCGAGGGGGCGGGACTGGGACACGGGGACCCCGGCGTGGACGGGCGTCCAGCTGCGGTCCTCGCGCACGACCAGCGCCTCACCGGCGTACGGCACCCCCCGCGTGCGGGCGAGTTCGGCCGCGAGGGGCGCGAAGTGGCCCGGTGTCATGTAGGCGCCGTAGTCGAAGTCCGCAGGGCGGCGGGCGCGGATGCCGGGGGTGTCGACCATCCCGGCGGGCAGCGCCTGGACGAACGTCACCTCGGCCGGGTCGGTCTCCTGGGTGACGGAGCGGATCAGCGAGTCGGCGGCGGCCTTGGTGGCGGCGTAACCGGACCGGTGGGGGCCCGCGTTGTAGACGACCTCGGAGGAGATGTGCAGGAACAGTCCGGGGCGGGCCGCGCGCAGGGCGGGCAGGGTGGCCTTCAGGGTCCAGGCCAGGCCGTGCACGTTGACGGCGAACTGGTCGAGCCAGTCGCTCTCGCGGACCTCGGTGAAGGGCTCGCGCCGGGAGGTGAAGTAGACGGCCGAGTAGCAGACCAGGTCGACCCGGGGCGGCGTACCGGAGCGCAGAGAGGCCTGGGCCCGGTCGCCGTCGCGCAGGTCGAGCCGGTGCCAGGCGAGCAGGTCGGCGCCGGCGCCGGTGGGGCGGGTGCGGCTGAAGACGTGGGTCTCGATGCCCTGGGCGGCCCAGGCGTCGGCGACGCCCCGGCCGATGCCGGTGGACCCGCCGATCACGACCGCGGTGGCGGGCTCCCGCACCGGGGCGCTCACGCGCTCACCCGTACGGACGCGGCGGCCGGGGTACGGCCCGCCGCCCGGGCCTTGTCGCGCAACAGGGCGGTGGCGTCCCGGAGTTCGGCGGGGGTGACGTCGTCCACGAACCGGTGCCGGCCGATCCCGACGGGCAGCGGCAGCCGCTGCCGGCCGTCGCGGTGGCGCACGGTGTCGAGCAGGGCGGCCTCCAGCAGCGCCGGGTCGTCCAGGACGTCGTTCCACAGCGGCAGGCCGAGCGAGGCGGCGACGGCGTAGATCCGGTCGGCCTGCGCGGTGCTGACGTCACCGCGCCGGGCGGCGAGTGCGGTGGTGAGCGCCATGTCGATCATCACGGCCTCGCCGTGCAGCAGTTCGGGCAGCGCGTGCATCTCGACGGTCGGGCTGAAGGTGTGGCCGTAGTCGACACAGCGCTCCAGGTGGGACTCCCAGAGGTTGGGCTGGAGCTCCTCCAGCATGAGGTGGATGGCCTCGGCGATGATCGCGTCCGCGGCGGCGGCCAGCTCGCCGGTGGTGCCCTGCAGGCGGTCGGCGTGCACGGCGGCGCCCCAGGCCTCCAGCAGCCCGAACAGCTCCTCGGAGCGGATCAGGGCCATCTTCATGATCTCGGCGAGGCCGTTGCTGATGTGCCGCGGCTCCAGAGTGCGCAGGAAGGTGCGGTCCAGGAAGGTGGCCGTGGCCGGGGCGTAGGTGCCCAGGCGGTTCTTGCCGCGGCCGTAGTTGACACCGGTCTTGACCCCGACTCCGGCGTCGACCAGGCCGATCAGGGTGGTGGGGATGCGGATGTACGGAGTCCCGCGCCGGTAGAGGCTCGCGGCGAAGCCAACGATGTCGGTGAGGACACCGCCGCCGATGGCGAGGACGGGCTCGCGGCGGCGGTCGATGCCGAAGTCGTTCATGGCGTCGACCACGCGCAGGACGGAGTCCCACT encodes the following:
- a CDS encoding ROK family protein, with translation MTGRPAPTPAQPPAVRTNPTAHPMRTAAPGTGSGTPATEHSGTPTTAGTPGTPPAEDAPASPDPGSPDPGSLATLTAARPAVPAHAPGATLAADVGGTWVRWRAGGAVERVPSPSRLRWPGRAVADLRRDMVELLGRAAPPGARAAVSFGAAIDHVTGVVHGSAPLWGAADEPYDLLGALRAYRPDVTWTLVNDVTAALADFAATRARPGTRRVGYLTVSSGIGLRIADLERSVIPVDGWGLQGEVGHLAAACPPELAGLVCECGGHGHLASVAAGPGFVRVAERLGLAGAADVAQWLPGALDAGDPAARRLLGLCVEPVAQLIRTLWCLDPHLDLLGVGGGVVEGLGAHYAAELRGRLATPTSYAARGYSPSWLEDRLVLCGPGDVDALRGAERIGRWAPRIAP
- a CDS encoding HAD-IA family hydrolase, which gives rise to MPLLQAHTLLFDMDGTLVDSTALVESTWAGFSERHGLDLPAVLAFAHGRPTRETVHRFVPDAALAAAETRRLVAHEESETTGITAIPGAPELLAALPSGSWAVVTSASRRLAEVRLGAAGLPVPPVLVSADDITRGKPDPEGYLHAAGLLGRAPRETVVFEDSPAGIRAGLASGARTVVIGTCAAHDHEAERHADFRGFHVTTDPTTCAVTLSTPEPVNDGGLVRR
- a CDS encoding SDR family NAD(P)-dependent oxidoreductase, whose amino-acid sequence is MSAPVREPATAVVIGGSTGIGRGVADAWAAQGIETHVFSRTRPTGAGADLLAWHRLDLRDGDRAQASLRSGTPPRVDLVCYSAVYFTSRREPFTEVRESDWLDQFAVNVHGLAWTLKATLPALRAARPGLFLHISSEVVYNAGPHRSGYAATKAAADSLIRSVTQETDPAEVTFVQALPAGMVDTPGIRARRPADFDYGAYMTPGHFAPLAAELARTRGVPYAGEALVVREDRSWTPVHAGVPVSQSRPLAGTRA
- a CDS encoding sedoheptulose 7-phosphate cyclase — protein: MRSGTSFTQGLRHSVDNGPASGPAWTVEAVRQVRYHVVSSDHLFALDNTALLDACPDAPLRSGDRRLVVIDENVDTHYGQEIRDYFGYHGVRAAMVPLRADEPVKEWDSVLRVVDAMNDFGIDRRREPVLAIGGGVLTDIVGFAASLYRRGTPYIRIPTTLIGLVDAGVGVKTGVNYGRGKNRLGTYAPATATFLDRTFLRTLEPRHISNGLAEIMKMALIRSEELFGLLEAWGAAVHADRLQGTTGELAAAADAIIAEAIHLMLEELQPNLWESHLERCVDYGHTFSPTVEMHALPELLHGEAVMIDMALTTALAARRGDVSTAQADRIYAVAASLGLPLWNDVLDDPALLEAALLDTVRHRDGRQRLPLPVGIGRHRFVDDVTPAELRDATALLRDKARAAGRTPAAASVRVSA